From Magnolia sinica isolate HGM2019 chromosome 13, MsV1, whole genome shotgun sequence, one genomic window encodes:
- the LOC131223276 gene encoding root phototropism protein 3-like, whose protein sequence is MRPVVPKSTEKKLALPESTVEEVPPTTQFPIECWFDDTCILDMDYFVKTLSGIKAKGVRPDFIGSIIAHYASKWLPDINGDETIVVKCATDTKGSPESATTIWMKKRFFVETLVGILPPEKDSVTCNFLLRLLRVANMVGTEPAFRAELEKRVAWQLDQASLKELMIPAFSHTCGTLLDVELVRRLVKMFVEMDEAIKGGAALVKVAKLVDSYLAEVAVDTNLTFSEFLELGGALPSHARTTDDGLYRAVDTYLKAHPNTSKQERKTLCRLIDSRKLSPEASLHVAQNERLPVRAVIQVLSSEHAKLNRNVEWSGSFSGTRSPNPALDTPGRCQSKRELTFQQTEIRKLQEDVMRLQSQCYIMQVQMEKLLEKKKGLFKWRKLGVHLFQSTGVAERTEQVSREYEMGLELRTPAHMKAKLVQGKKTPNRWRNSLS, encoded by the exons ATGAGGCCGGTCGTTCCTAAGTCAACTGAAAAGAAGCTAGCTTTGCCGGAATCCACAGTCGAAGAGGTGCCTCCGACCACCCAATTCCCCATTGAATGCTGGTTCGACGACACATGCATACTCGACATGGACTACTTTGTCAAGACGCTCTCTGGCATTAAGGCCAAAGGCGTCCGCCCGGACTTCATCGGTTCGATCATCGCTCACTACGCATCCAAGTGGCTCCCGGACATCAACGGCGATGAGACCATCGTTGTCAAGTGTGCTACTGATACCAAAGGCTCCCCAGAAAGCGCAACGACCATTTGGATGAAGAAACGTTTCTTCGTTGAGACATTGGTTGGAATCCTTCCTCCTGAGAAGGATTCTGTCACTTGCAATTTCCTTCTACGCTTACTCCGTGTGGCCAACATGGTAGGAACTGAGCCGGCTTTCCGGGCCGAGCTTGAGAAACGGGTTGCTTGGCAGCTCGACCAGGCGTCGCTCAAGGAGCTAATGATACCAGCCTTTAGTCACACATGTGGGACACTTCTGGATGTGGAACTTGTCCGTCGATTGGTTAAGATGTTCGTAGAGATGGATGAAGCTATTAAGGGCGGAGCAGCCCTTGTCAAGGTGGCGAAGTTGGTTGATAGCTACCTTGCAGAGGTTGCCGTCGACACCAATTTGACATTTTCAGAGTTTCTTGAGCTTGGCGGAGCTCTTCCTAGTCATGCACGTACGACTGACGACGGGTTGTATCGAGCTGTCGATACCTATCTCAAG gcgcatccaaacacatccaAGCAAGAAAGGAAGACTCTCTGTAGATTGATTGACAGCCGAAAGCTGTCACCTGAGGCATCCCTCCATGTGGCCCAGAATGAACGGTTGCCTGTCCGTGCTGTAATCCAAGTGCTCTCCTCTGAGCACGCGAAGCTTAACCGCAACGTCGAGTGGAGTGGGTCATTTAGCGGGACCCGCAGCCCAAACCCTGCACTCGATACACCAGGACGGTGCCAGTCAAAACGGGAGTTGACGTTCCAGCAGACAGAGATACGGAAGCTGCAGGAGGATGTGATGAGGCTCCAGAGTCAGTGTTACATCATGCAAGTTCAAATGGAGAAGCttttggagaagaagaaaggCCTTTTCAAGTGGCGGAAGCTTGGGGTGCATTTATTCCAATCCACTGGTGTGGCGGAGAGGACAGAGCAGGTTAGCAGAGAATATGAGATGGGGTTAGAGCTTCGGACGCCTGCCCACATGAAGGCGAAGCTGGTGCAGGGCAAGAAAACCCCAAACAGGTGGAGGAACTCCTTGTCTTGA
- the LOC131223277 gene encoding pentatricopeptide repeat-containing protein At1g08070, chloroplastic-like, which translates to MAAPLSYLQAPIPPSPTQKPLSKNTPNSKTIPIQSHPTLLLLEKCSSMTQLKEIHAQMLRSGLFSDAFAASRIVAFCAVEASGSLSYARLVFAQIPNPTPFTFNSIIRGYTNKNSPEEAVLFYQEIIEGGLVPDNFTFPSLFKSCGGSDEGKQLHCHAVKFGFAADSYVQNTLMNMYANCGCLSHARLVFNKMTERNVVSFATIIAAYANWDRPGEAVSLFQRMEFENVVPNEVALVNVLMACARARDLDMAKWVHRYMEDNRIGFNTILTAALMDVYCKCGFVYVARELFDEMSDRNLFCWNIMINGHVEDSDYKEALVLFREMQIRGVKPDKVTMASLLLACSQLGALELGKWLHAYINKENIEVDIVLRTALVDMYAKCGSIESALRVFHEMPERDVMTWTAMIGGLAMCGHGEKALELFYEMQRSGVRPDAITFVGVLSACSHAGLVDEGFSHFDSMSSLYNIKPSVEHYGCMVDLLGRAGHIEKAEEFIRNMPMVPDFFVLGGLLGACRIHGNLEVAERAARQLLELDPANGGAYVLLSNIYGSLGKWDEVKRTRELMAERNIKKPPGCSLIEVDGVVHEFVMGDESHPQSHEIYSMVEDMVQLLKVAGYVPNKSEVLFDMDEEEKENALCRHSEKLAIAFGLISTSPGTTIRVVKNLRVCNDCHTATKLISKVYNREIIVRDRNRFHHFKDGSCSCKDFW; encoded by the coding sequence ATGGCAGCTCCTCTCTCCTACCTCCAAGCCCCAATCCCACCATCACCCACTCAAAAACCTCTTTCCAAAAATACCCCCAACAGCAAAACAATTCCAATCCAATCCCACCCAACTCTGCTTCTCCTTGAAAAATGCTCTTCCATGACCCAACTGAAGGAAATCCATGCCCAAATGCTCCGCAGCGGCCTCTTCTCCGACGCCTTTGCCGCCAGCCGAATCGTTGCATTCTGCGCTGTCGAAGCCTCCGGAAGCCTCTCTTATGCCCGTCTTGTGTTCGCTCAAATCCCCAATCCTACCCCCTTCACCTTCAACTCCATAATCCGAGGCTACACCAACAAGAACTCCCCTGAAGAAGCTGTCCTCTTCTATCAAGAAATCATCGAGGGCGGCCTTGTCCCTGACAATTTCACGTTTCCGTCATTGTTCAAATCCTGTGGGGGCTCTGATGAAGGGAAGCAGTTGCATTGCCATGCTGTGAAGTTCGGGTTCGCTGCCGATTCGTATGTTCAAAATACGTTGATGAATATGTACGCAAATTGCGGGTGTTTGAGCCATGCGCGCCTCGTTTTCAATAAAATGACTGAGCGGAATGTGGTGTCTTTCGCGACGATAATTGCTGCTTATGCGAATTGGGATCGGCCTGGTGAAGCTGTGAGCCTCTTCCAACGGATGGAGTTTGAAAACGTGGTGCCTAATGAGGTTGCTTTGGTGAATGTATTGATGGCTTGCGCGAGGGCGAGAGATTTGGATATGGCAAAATGGGTGCATAGGTATATGGAAGATAATCGAATTGGATTTAATACGATTCTGACAGCGGCTCTTATGGATGTGTATTGCAAGTGTGGCTTTGTTTATGTTGCTCGagaactgtttgatgaaatgtcggATAGGAATTTGTTTTGTTGGAATATCATGATCAATGGGCATGTCGAGGATAGCGATTACAAGGAGGCCTTGGTGCTATTTCGCGAGATGCAGATTAGAGGTGTGAAACCGGATAAGGTGACCATGGCGAGCTTACTTCTTGCTTGTTCCCAGCTGGGTGCTCTCGAGCTCGGGAAATGGTTACATGCTTATATTAATAAGGAGAATATTGAAGTTGATATAGTCCTAAGGACAGCTCTTGTGGACATGTACGCAAAGTGTGGATCCATAGAGAGTGCCTTGCGAGTTTTCCATGAGATGCCTGAGAGAGATGTTATGACTTGGACAGCTATGATCGGAGGCCTAGCAATGTGTGGACATGGGGAGAAGGCTCTTGAGCTTTTCTACGAGATGCAAAGAAGTGGAGTGAGACCAGATGCAATTACATTCGTCGGTGTCTTGTCCGCTTGTAGTCACGCAGGCCTCGTGGATGAAGGTTTTTCGCATTTTGATTCCATGTCTAGTCTTTACAACATCAAGCCTAGCGTCGAACACTACGGATGTATGGTTGACCTGTTGGGTCGTGCCGGTCACATAGAAAAAGCTGAGGAGTTCATAAGGAACATGCCCATGGTGCCAGATTTCTTTGTATTAGGAGGCCTTCTTGGTGCTTGTAGGATTCATGGTAACCTTGAGGTTGCAGAAAGAGCAGCTCGGCAGCTTCTAGAACTCGACCCTGCCAATGGTGGGGCCTATGTGCTCTTGTCGAACATATATGGTTCCTTAGGTAAGTGGGATGAAGTTAAAAGAACAAGAGAACTCATGGCTGAACGGAACATCAAGAAGCCTCCTGGGTGCAGTTTGATAGAGGTGGATGGGGTTGTTCATGAATTCGTCATGGGCGATGAGTCACACCCACAATCCCATGAAATCTACTCAATGGTGGAAGACATGGTGCAGCTTTTGAAGGTTGCGGGATATGTTCCCAACAAATCCGAAGTGTTGTTTGACATGgatgaagaagagaaagagaatgcCCTTTGTCGCCATAGCGAGAAGCTGGCAATCGCCTTTGGGCTTATCAGCACAAGCCCTGGTACGACTATTCGAGTTGTGAAGAATCTCCGCGTTTGTAATGACTGCCACACTGCGACCAAGCTGATCTCGAAAGTGTACAATAGGGAGATTATCGTGCGGGACAGGAACCGATTTCACCATTTTAAGGATGGTTCATGCTCATGTAAGGATTTCTGGTGA